tggaatgtcctagaacctttgtaggtgaccccataagcttaaaaatacgtaatttgagcccaccgcttcattggttccgaggtgggcccactatttccaattttaccctttatgtgtctatgacttgtcttcgagcgttttcgttagagatactctaactactcctttatctactaaataaaaactattttaaatatttcattaagtcttataaattgttttgaatcttgaaaacgatctcggatagattatgcctccgtaacccgttatgacatctaaatttacttactatgtttccgtccgatttcattgatttgatttgacattcgatatgcctcattgagtctctggaaatatatatatatatatatatatatatatatatatatatatatatatatatatatatatatatatatatatatatatatatatggtatttttagtgcatttagtttctcactactccgttcgtggatgcctcaatgtttcccccactgagcccgggccaggatatgttgtcaagcgtgatcctttgcattgttcgccgtgcctcgatgtgagggggcaggtatatgcgtacatgggtttgtggagtatgctgtgccatgtacgcttgttctgatatgatttgctatggccatctgatatgacatattatgttacggggttatgcccctgttctgattcttctgtgttgtggcaccagcgtcgggagggtggccacgttctgtctgccgagtcccttggcaggggccggatttgatgtgacatatgtttctgtacacactctgcatgttttgaaaatatgtatctgatactttgggttttctatttactttctgtacgttctgtaccagttatgattttgtttctgtaattcaggctttgcatattcagtacatatttcgtactgaccccctttcttcgggggctgcgttttcatgccgcgcaggtaccgacgacaggtttgctgagccgtccgcttaggatcttattctcctattttggagcgctctcttatccagagcccatcttttggtatagtctgtcactactgtatatatatatatatatatatatatatatattctcgttcatgggtatggcggggccctgtcccgtcatatgattctgtcggtctgtttagaggtctgtggacatgtttgtgggttagggtctttctgtatggatgtatgtacatgtcgtttgggcgatcccatacgccgaggcggccggtccgcgtatgtttatatattgcttggttagccctgtgtggcttttgttggtattttctgcgtgcagggtatattggatagtccgtaaaacaaaggaaactctgtcgaaatttttctggaaattacctaaatttgaaataaagccttgtcggcttccgccatatactagaatgagttgatagaatttgagataatatttgatagatgggttcgggtgcccagatcgggcactagtcacggccgacggggttgggtcgtgacagaagtggtatcagagcggtttggttctcggaatgtctacagaccgtgtctagtagagtcttgtttatcggtgtgttgtgcaccacatctataaacaggaggctacagggcatttaggatgctacccttccttcttatcttagatcgtgcgatagagcgatattatcaggatgattcctccctaacgaattgttttgttttcagccatgcctccgaagaaagcgacagctgcccagaagggcaagtcagtagcagccggagagactagtcgggctcAGAAAGtcactcggacccttgctcaaaTTATGCAAGATACTGCGCCCCGGCCAACCGACTCTACTACATCATCATCATcggaggagtctggagcagcagccgctgccactatggatcagggggcggcttcaccagtagctccagaggttccagtacctgagcctccagctccacagcgaggggctgaggatcgggctatgagagatgcggtccagttgttgaccagactggtagcagggcaggttcatagGCACGGACTTGGGGATGGTCGTGCAGACagacgtgacagttcgagagctcgtgagttcctgacctgtaatcctccagagttcttcgggacaaagcccgaggaggatcctgaggagtttatcaggaagatgcggcgcactttgcatttgattaatgcttccgcgacagagtcagtcacgttggcttcgtaccggttgtatgatgtagcggctaattggtacgagtcatgggagttatctagaggtgacggcgctcccccagcagtttgggatgatttttctcaggcctttcttagccattttctgcctccggagttacggcgggccagggctgacaaattcttattgctgagacagaggggccgcagtgttcgagagtacagtatggagttcgactcattggcccgatatgcacctgctgtggtagctactatggctgacaggatgcacaggtatattatggggctggaccgttattttgtcgacagttgcttggtattggccgctcagcccgatatggatattgcccggattcaggcgcacgctcagggcatggaggaccgccacaggggtcatcagcccgataggagtcaggatcggagacagcccaagagggccagatcatctgggtattttgAGGAATTTCGGagtgggcagcctcagcagcagcagcagtctagcaggcattcttcccagccggcacagagcacacctccgcagttctcaggcaggagatttgatagcccagggtatttaggagcaggccagagctccggggtttcaggttcgcgggtagacagaagttccggtcagacgaggccacccaggcctcagtgttcttattgtgggagataccacccgggagagtgctaccgtgctacaggtgcttgttattcttgtggccgccagggccatactgtgagagagtgtccgtataagggtaatttgggaggtccagcgcagcctaccggattagTCGCTGGGTCATCGTCTCCTTCgatagccatgcgccctgcggggcaggGTACGTCGACATCAGCAAGCCGCGGCAGAGGTTGTGGCGGGGCTCCCAGTtcaagcggtccttcgaaccgcatctatgccttgactagtcgacaggacccggaggcgctACCAAACGCGGATACAGGTATACTAATGTCTTTTTCGAAATATAAGTGTATTAACAGATTTAGCCTCTACTATGTGATATATTTTCCCCAAAAtgctta
The sequence above is a segment of the Lycium barbarum isolate Lr01 chromosome 6, ASM1917538v2, whole genome shotgun sequence genome. Coding sequences within it:
- the LOC132644424 gene encoding uncharacterized protein LOC132644424, producing the protein MPPKKATAAQKGKSVAAGETSRAQKVTRTLAQIMQDTAPRPTDSTTSSSSEESGAAAAATMDQGAASPVAPEVPVPEPPAPQRGAEDRAMRDAVQLLTRLVAGQVHRHGLGDGRADRRDSSRAREFLTCNPPEFFGTKPEEDPEEFIRKMRRTLHLINASATESVTLASYRLYDVI